The following are encoded in a window of Pseudomonas graminis genomic DNA:
- a CDS encoding LysR family transcriptional regulator, whose translation MQVFARLAELGSFTKVAEATQLGRPHITRSIQTLEASLGVRLFQRTTRTVKLTAEGEQFYERVKGILADISDTTSMFDRSGVTLQGRLRVDIPTAFSQRSFIESLKGFTGAFPAIELVVGVTDRAVDLVAEGVDCVLRIGELRDSSMVARQIGTVEMVTCAAPSYLDTWGEPMTLGDLVQHQGVDFLSGQSNRPLPWYFQDDGEDQPYPSRGAITVNESNAYVHCGLAGFGIIQAPGITVDAFLASGELIEVLQPFRPARRKVSVLYPSRTHLAPQVHAFADWLREHFPALHPKWFKAD comes from the coding sequence ATGCAGGTGTTTGCGAGGCTGGCTGAGCTCGGCAGCTTCACCAAAGTGGCCGAAGCGACCCAGTTGGGCCGCCCGCACATCACGCGATCGATCCAGACGCTGGAGGCTTCCCTCGGCGTGCGCCTGTTTCAGCGCACCACGCGCACGGTGAAGCTGACGGCCGAAGGCGAGCAATTTTACGAACGGGTCAAAGGCATCCTCGCTGACATCTCGGACACCACGTCGATGTTCGACCGCAGCGGCGTCACCCTGCAAGGGCGACTTCGGGTGGACATCCCCACGGCGTTCTCCCAACGCAGCTTCATCGAAAGCCTGAAGGGATTCACTGGCGCTTTTCCCGCCATCGAACTGGTGGTGGGCGTCACCGATCGAGCGGTGGATCTGGTGGCTGAGGGCGTTGATTGTGTGTTGCGGATCGGCGAGCTGCGCGATTCAAGCATGGTCGCCCGGCAGATCGGCACAGTGGAAATGGTCACTTGCGCGGCGCCTTCCTACCTCGACACATGGGGTGAGCCCATGACGCTCGGCGATCTGGTCCAGCATCAGGGCGTCGATTTTCTCTCGGGCCAAAGCAACCGGCCCCTGCCCTGGTATTTTCAGGACGACGGAGAGGACCAGCCTTACCCGAGTCGCGGGGCCATTACGGTCAACGAGTCCAACGCCTATGTTCACTGCGGGCTGGCAGGGTTCGGCATCATTCAGGCGCCCGGCATCACCGTGGATGCGTTTCTCGCCAGCGGCGAACTGATCGAAGTGCTGCAGCCTTTTCGCCCGGCCCGGCGCAAGGTCTCAGTGCTCTATCCCAGCCGGACGCACCTTGCGCCCCAGGTCCATGCCTTTGCCGACTGGCTGCGTGAACACTTCCCTGCGTTGCATCCCAAATGGTTCAAGGCTGACTGA
- a CDS encoding helix-turn-helix domain-containing protein, with protein MPASRTDLFEQLPAELEIILPAPQQSFRWYEHDYPYALARWNHHPEYEIHLIRKGSGKLVAGDYIGAFGPGHVALIGPDLPHDWMGDLAPGEYLEGRDVVLQFDGATLLALRETMPELGELQGLFDRARRGLEFTGETALRAADLLERIGSANGLQRLLLFLELLSTLNTVPTREARTLASSCYAPTLDAKSAERVHRAFDYLQRELTGDIRLSVIAERLHMSEPGFSRFFKRATGHGFIDLMRKLRIQKACRLLLQTQMSIADVCFEVGYINLSNFNRHFRYEMNQTPTDYRRGTAATLFNLNTSKAS; from the coding sequence ATGCCTGCAAGCCGGACCGACTTATTCGAGCAATTGCCTGCGGAGCTGGAGATCATCCTGCCAGCACCCCAGCAGAGTTTCCGTTGGTACGAGCACGACTATCCCTATGCGCTCGCGCGCTGGAATCACCATCCTGAATACGAGATTCATCTGATCCGCAAAGGCAGCGGCAAGCTGGTGGCTGGCGATTACATTGGTGCCTTCGGCCCTGGGCACGTTGCGCTGATCGGCCCCGACTTGCCCCATGACTGGATGGGCGATCTGGCGCCGGGTGAATACCTGGAAGGCCGTGACGTCGTGCTTCAGTTCGACGGTGCCACCTTGCTGGCGCTGCGCGAGACGATGCCTGAGCTGGGTGAACTGCAGGGCTTGTTTGATCGCGCCCGCCGTGGGCTGGAATTCACCGGCGAAACCGCACTGCGGGCTGCCGACCTGCTTGAACGCATAGGCTCGGCGAACGGGTTACAGCGCTTGCTGCTGTTTCTTGAGCTGCTCAGCACCCTGAACACAGTGCCTACCCGTGAAGCCCGCACGCTGGCGAGTTCGTGCTACGCGCCGACCCTGGATGCCAAGAGCGCCGAGCGCGTTCACCGGGCGTTCGACTACCTGCAACGGGAGCTCACGGGGGATATCAGGCTGTCAGTGATTGCCGAGCGACTGCACATGAGCGAACCGGGGTTCTCACGGTTCTTCAAGCGCGCGACGGGTCACGGGTTTATCGACCTGATGCGCAAGCTGCGCATCCAGAAGGCCTGCCGGTTGTTGCTGCAGACACAGATGTCCATCGCTGATGTCTGCTTTGAAGTGGGTTACATCAACCTGTCGAACTTCAATCGACACTTCCGTTACGAGATGAACCAGACGCCGACCGACTACCGAAGAGGGACAGCGGCGACGTTGTTCAACTTGAACACGTCGAAGGCGTCTTAG
- a CDS encoding zinc-dependent alcohol dehydrogenase family protein gives MKAWLLKDFGLDNLQLGETATPTPKAGELLVKVGAVSLNFRDKAIVDGIYEPHRVPKPLIPVSDAAGTVVAVGEGVSRFAVGDRVNSHLYSRWLDGMPASDEPDYCFGSPLPGGLAEFMIIHEDSAVRAPDDMTDEEASTLPIAALTAWYSLVDYGQIEPGQMVLVQGTGGVSIFAAQIAMALGAKVIITSSRDDNLDAVIKLGAMAGVNYRKTPDWAAEVLKLTDGKGVDLLLEVAGGEGVNASVQATKVGGKIAQIGFLTGQTTALNLMPLIFRQTTLRGIAVAPRSSFDRMNAFLDTHHIRPVIDHVYAFEQAREAYEHLARGPFGKVVIKVS, from the coding sequence ATGAAAGCCTGGCTTCTGAAAGATTTCGGCCTCGACAACCTGCAACTGGGCGAAACCGCAACCCCGACCCCCAAGGCCGGCGAGCTGCTGGTCAAGGTGGGCGCGGTGTCCCTGAACTTCCGCGACAAAGCCATCGTTGACGGAATCTATGAACCGCACAGGGTGCCCAAGCCACTGATTCCGGTGAGCGACGCCGCCGGCACAGTGGTCGCCGTGGGCGAGGGCGTCAGTCGCTTTGCGGTCGGCGACCGGGTCAACTCGCACCTGTACTCACGGTGGCTCGACGGCATGCCCGCCTCCGACGAACCCGACTACTGCTTCGGCTCGCCACTGCCCGGCGGGCTGGCGGAATTCATGATCATTCACGAAGACAGCGCGGTGCGTGCGCCGGATGACATGACCGACGAAGAGGCGTCGACCCTGCCTATCGCCGCGTTGACCGCCTGGTACTCGCTGGTGGATTACGGCCAGATCGAGCCTGGCCAGATGGTGTTGGTGCAAGGCACCGGCGGCGTGTCGATCTTCGCCGCACAGATCGCCATGGCACTGGGCGCCAAGGTCATCATCACTTCCAGCCGCGACGACAATCTGGACGCCGTGATCAAGCTCGGCGCAATGGCGGGCGTGAACTACCGCAAGACCCCGGACTGGGCGGCGGAAGTGCTGAAACTCACCGACGGCAAAGGCGTGGACCTGCTGCTGGAGGTGGCTGGCGGGGAGGGCGTCAACGCGTCCGTTCAGGCGACAAAAGTGGGTGGCAAAATTGCCCAGATCGGTTTCCTGACCGGGCAAACCACCGCGCTGAACCTGATGCCGCTGATCTTCCGTCAGACCACCCTTCGCGGGATTGCCGTGGCACCACGTTCTTCGTTCGATCGTATGAATGCTTTCCTCGACACCCACCACATTCGTCCGGTCATCGACCATGTTTACGCGTTCGAGCAGGCCCGTGAGG